A section of the Juglans regia cultivar Chandler unplaced genomic scaffold, Walnut 2.0 Scaffold_689, whole genome shotgun sequence genome encodes:
- the LOC118346116 gene encoding uncharacterized protein LOC118346116, with product MKRLMRAQFLPPDYEQLLYQQYQNYRQGTRSINEYTELYRLNSKNNLSKTEGQQVARYIGGLRVAIQDKVTLHTVWTLSKAVNLVIKIESQLSRPPTRTPSFSPANKGTKPPIQPNLPHVPSSSHDPKTQNSYQAPKSNTTTAGSRGSTGHRSNECPTRRSINIVDGEDLARENDEGSEEEGELVKGDEGDLVNCVIQRLLVAPKQEDHTQSVKGTSFNVTRHREASQTLQDQLDQEEAEMKVTNTCKIPFSIGKFYKDVADCDVVDMDACHVLLGRPWQYNVAATYKGHDNKYTFWWHERKVTLLPVGERLLNTTSLAKKASFLIVSEDQFLIDAKECSKIVTLAMKGRTEETTSEFPPTVHLLLEEFLDIIPQELPAGFPPMRDIQHCIDLVTGASLPNLPHYRMSPNEHKVLQDQVEDLIRKGLIQESMSHCAILALLTPKKDGSWRMCVDSRAINKITVKYRFPIPRLNDMLDMLVGSNKFSKLDLSSGYHQIRVRPDDEWKTAFKTKEGLRVAGHAIRLVKRT from the exons ATGAAAAGGCTGATGAGAGCTCAATTTCTCCCACCAGATTATGAGCAGCTCCTGTACCAACAATATCAAAACTACAGACAAGGCACAAGGTCCATTAATGAATACACTGAGCTCTATCGCCTAAACTCCAAGAACAACCTATCGAAAACGGAAGGACAACAAGTAGCCAGGTATATTGGAGGGCTACGCGTCGCCATACAAGACAAGGTGACACTGCACACCGTTTGGACTCTCTCGAAAGCAGTCAATTTGGTGATAAAGATTGAATCACAACTCTCTCGACCCCCTACCAGGACACCAAGTTTCTCACCAGCAAACAAAGGAACCAAACCACCGATTCAGCCGAATCTACCACATGTTCCTTCCTCTAGTCATGACCCAAAGACACAAAACAGCTATCAAGCCCCTAAGTCCAACACCACCACGGCAGGGAGTAGAGGGAGCACTG GGCATCGCTCCAACGAGTGCCCTACAAGAAGGTCAATCAACATAGTGGATGGTGAAGACTTGGCTAGGGAAAACGATGAGGGATCAGAGGAAGAAGGTGAGCTTGTCAAAGGTGATGAAGGAGACTTGGTGAATTGTGTCATCCAACGGCTCCTCGTAGCACCAAAGCAGGAAGACCACACTCAAAG TGTCAAGGGCACTAGTTTCAACGTTACAAGACACAGAGAAGCATCCCAAACCTTACAAGATCAGTTGGATCAAGAAGAGGCTGAGATGAAGGTAACTAACACCTGTAAAATTCCTTTTTCAATTGGTAAATTTTACAAAGATGTGGCAGATTGCGACGTGGTGGATATGGATGCTTGTCACGTGTTACTCGGGAGACCTTGGCAATACAATGTGGCTGCCACATACAAGGGGCATGATAACAAGTATACATTTTGGTGGCATGAACGGAAAGTGACACTACTACCTGTAGGAGAGCGATTGCTTAACACAACATCACTTGCGAAGAAAGCTAGCTTTCTTATTGTGAGCGAAGACCAATTCCTAATTGATGCAAAGGAATGTAGCAAGATTGTGACACTAGCCATGAAAGGAAGGACAGAGGAGACCACATCCGAATTTCCACCAACAGTGCATCTCTTGCTTGAAGAATTTTTGGACATCATCCCACAAGAGCTACCAGCAGGATTCCCTCCCATGCGTGACATACAACATTGCATTGACTTGGTGACGGGTGCTAGTCTCCCCAATTTGCCGCACTATCGAATGAGCCCCAACGAACACAAAGTCTTACAAGACCAAGTTGAGGACCTCATCCGCAAGGGGTTGATTCAAGAAAGCATGAGTCATTGTGCTATTCTGGCCTTACTCACCCCCAAGAAGGACGGAAGTTGGCGAATGTGCGTAGACAGTCGCGCCATCAACAAAATCACAGTAAAATATAGATTTCCCATACCACGACTGAATGATATGCTAGATATGCTTGTAGGCTCAAACAAATTTTCCAAGCTTGACCTAAGTAGCGGCTACCATCAAATAAGAGTTCGACCCGACGATGAATGGAAAACAGCTTTCAAAACAAAGGAAGGACTACGAGTGGCTGGTCATGCCATTCGGCTTGTTAAACGCACCTAG